The following proteins are encoded in a genomic region of Pyrus communis chromosome 11, drPyrComm1.1, whole genome shotgun sequence:
- the LOC137709381 gene encoding transcription factor WER-like, protein MAPVTKESVNRRKMKGGEAMKNTKRKVNKGAWTTEEDQKLAEAIETHGAKRWKTIASKAGLNRCGKSCRLRWLNYLRPNIKRGNISDQEEDLIVRLHKLLGNRWSLIAGRLPGRTDNEIKNYWNSHLSKRISQKEKENGANLTRKMISTDHQKDHVQMKEDASLQEAAASTSTTSASSSAASKGGDQNSSINIDVDDFFDFSNEGSLNLEWVSKFLEQDHGRWLN, encoded by the exons ATGGCTCCTGTGACAAAAGAGTCCGTCaatagaagaaaaatgaagggaGGGGAAGccatgaaaaacacaaaaaggaaAGTCAACAAGGGAGCATGGACAACAGAAGAAGATCAGAAACTGGCTGAAGCTATTGAAACACATGGTGCAAAAAGGTGGAAGACAATTGCATCTAAAGCAG GCCTCAATAGGTGTGGCAAGAGTTGCAGGCTAAGATGGTTGAACTATCTCAGACCAAACATCAAGAGAGGCAACATATCTGACCAAGAAGAGGACTTGATCGTTAGACTTCACAAACTTCTTGGAAATAG GTGGTCTTTAATTGCCGGACGATTGCCTGGTCGAACagataatgaaataaaaaactaCTGGAATTCTCATTTGAGCAAAAGAATAAgccaaaaggaaaaggaaaatggaGCCAATTTAACAAGAAAAATGATCTCCACAGATCATCAGAAGGATCACGTACAAATGAAAGAAGATGCGTCGTTGCAAGAGGCTGCTGCTAGTACTAGTACTACTAGTGCTTCATCTAGTGCTGCATCTAAAGGAGGTGATCAAAACTCCAGCATTAATATTGATGTGGatgatttctttgatttctccaATGAGGGTTCTTTGAATTTGGAATGGGTGAGCAAGTTCCTTGAACAAGATCATGGCAGATGGCTTAACTGA